A single Streptomyces sp. 2114.4 DNA region contains:
- a CDS encoding ATP-binding cassette domain-containing protein produces MSETAGAAPLIEVDGLEKVFSVRRKAGRLRRVRQEVRAVDGISFGVPRGEMVGFIGPNGAGKSTTIKMLTGILVPSGGRLRIAGIDPSPRSGLRAGHDRGRTRLARRIGVVFGQRTTLWWDLPLKDSYELVRRMYRVPDAVYRANLARCVELLDLGPLLAVPVRQLSLGQRMRGDLAAALLHDPEVLYLDEPTIGLDVVSKAKVRGFLREVNAERDTTVLLTTHDLTDIEQLCRRVMVIDHGRLVYDGGLDGLRAAGGGERTLVVDLERQLPPIEGVPGARTVKVDGPRQWLAFPASQSAAPLVAAVAARYPLVDLSVREPDIETLIAELYASGGKRPETGRSGGNGGPAL; encoded by the coding sequence GTGAGCGAAACCGCCGGGGCGGCGCCGCTGATCGAGGTGGACGGCCTGGAGAAGGTCTTCTCGGTGCGGCGCAAGGCGGGCCGGCTGCGGCGGGTGCGGCAGGAGGTCCGGGCCGTGGACGGCATCTCCTTCGGGGTGCCGCGCGGCGAGATGGTCGGCTTCATCGGCCCGAACGGGGCCGGGAAGTCCACCACGATCAAGATGCTGACCGGCATTCTGGTGCCCAGCGGCGGCCGACTGCGGATCGCGGGCATCGACCCGTCCCCACGGTCCGGTCTCCGCGCCGGCCACGACCGCGGGCGGACCCGGCTCGCCCGCCGGATCGGGGTGGTCTTCGGGCAGCGCACCACCCTGTGGTGGGACCTGCCGCTCAAGGACTCCTACGAGCTGGTGCGGCGGATGTACCGGGTCCCGGACGCCGTCTACCGCGCCAACCTGGCGCGCTGTGTCGAGCTGCTGGACCTGGGCCCGCTGCTGGCCGTACCGGTACGGCAGCTGTCGCTGGGGCAGCGGATGCGCGGCGATCTCGCGGCGGCGCTGCTGCACGATCCCGAGGTGCTGTACCTCGACGAGCCGACCATCGGCCTGGATGTGGTCAGCAAGGCGAAGGTGCGCGGGTTCCTGCGCGAGGTGAACGCCGAGCGGGACACCACGGTCCTGCTGACCACCCATGACCTCACCGACATCGAGCAGTTGTGCCGCCGGGTGATGGTCATCGACCACGGCCGGCTGGTCTACGACGGCGGCCTCGACGGGCTGCGGGCGGCCGGTGGCGGCGAGCGGACGCTGGTGGTGGACCTGGAGCGGCAACTGCCCCCCATCGAGGGCGTGCCGGGCGCCCGTACGGTCAAGGTGGACGGGCCCCGGCAGTGGCTGGCTTTCCCGGCGTCGCAGAGCGCGGCCCCCTTGGTCGCCGCGGTCGCCGCGCGCTATCCGCTGGTGGACCTGTCGGTGCGGGAGCCGGACATCGAGACCTTGATCGCCGAGCTGTACGCGAGCGGGGGAAAACGACCGGAAACCGGTCGGAGCGGGGGCAACGGGGGCCCGGCGCTCTAA
- a CDS encoding ABC transporter permease, whose amino-acid sequence MWMRSALAYRASFLMMAFGNFAANALDFVAIMLMFSRIDALGGFSLPEVAFLYGTSGVSLGLADLLLGSIEGLGRRVRDGTLDVLLLRPAPVFAQVAADRFALRRLGRITQALLVLGWSLPHLPVEWTVGRVLMVPLMAVCGTAIFAAVFTAGAAFQFWAQDAAEVQNSFTYGGNAMLQYPPTVFARELVRGVTFLVPLAFVNWLPALRLLGRPDPLGLPGWVDFLGPVVAALMCMGAGLAWRLGLQAYRSTGS is encoded by the coding sequence ATGTGGATGCGCTCCGCCCTGGCCTACCGGGCCTCGTTCCTGATGATGGCGTTCGGCAACTTCGCGGCCAACGCCCTGGACTTCGTCGCGATCATGCTGATGTTCTCGCGGATCGACGCGCTCGGCGGGTTCTCGCTGCCCGAAGTGGCCTTCCTGTACGGGACGTCCGGAGTGTCGCTGGGCCTGGCGGACCTGCTGCTGGGCAGCATCGAAGGGCTGGGCCGGCGGGTGCGGGACGGCACCCTCGACGTCCTGCTGCTGCGCCCCGCGCCGGTCTTCGCGCAGGTCGCGGCGGACCGTTTCGCGCTGCGCAGGCTGGGCCGGATCACCCAGGCGCTGCTGGTGCTCGGCTGGTCGCTGCCGCATCTCCCGGTGGAGTGGACGGTGGGCCGGGTGCTGATGGTGCCGCTGATGGCGGTGTGCGGCACGGCCATCTTCGCGGCGGTCTTCACGGCGGGCGCCGCCTTCCAGTTCTGGGCGCAGGACGCGGCCGAGGTGCAGAACTCCTTCACCTACGGCGGTAACGCGATGCTGCAGTACCCGCCGACGGTGTTCGCCAGGGAGCTGGTGCGCGGGGTCACCTTCCTCGTCCCGCTGGCCTTCGTGAACTGGCTGCCCGCGCTGCGGCTGCTGGGCCGCCCCGATCCGCTGGGGCTGCCGGGCTGGGTGGACTTCCTGGGGCCCGTGGTGGCGGCGCTGATGTGTATGGGGGCCGGGCTGGCGTGGCGGCTGGGGCTCCAGGCGTACCGGAGCACGGGCAGTTGA
- a CDS encoding ABC-2 family transporter protein produces the protein MWYVAVAAGSFRRYATYRIATVAGVFTNTVFGFIVAFTYIALWHERPQLGGYDQAQALAFVWTGQALLACTGLMGGGGLEELQERIRTGDIAVDLYRPADLQLWWLAADLGRAGLQLIGRGVAPMAVGALAFPLALPGEALTWGCFLLSVLLGVLVSFTLRYLVALASFWLLDGTGLALISGLACMFFSGMVLPLRVFPGALGEVAQLLPWAAVLQVPADVLVGARGGGALLRGLAFQAGWAVALLALGRLVQSAATRKVVVHGG, from the coding sequence GTGTGGTACGTCGCGGTGGCGGCCGGCAGCTTCCGGCGGTACGCCACCTACCGCATCGCCACCGTGGCGGGTGTGTTCACCAATACCGTCTTCGGCTTCATCGTCGCCTTCACGTATATCGCGCTGTGGCACGAGCGGCCGCAGCTGGGCGGCTACGACCAGGCGCAGGCGCTGGCCTTCGTCTGGACCGGGCAGGCGCTGCTGGCCTGTACGGGCCTGATGGGCGGCGGCGGTCTGGAGGAGCTGCAGGAGCGGATCCGCACCGGTGACATCGCCGTGGACCTCTACCGGCCCGCGGATCTGCAGCTGTGGTGGCTCGCCGCGGATCTGGGGCGGGCCGGACTGCAGCTGATCGGCCGCGGGGTGGCGCCGATGGCGGTGGGCGCCCTGGCCTTTCCGCTCGCGCTGCCCGGCGAGGCGCTGACCTGGGGCTGTTTCCTGCTGTCGGTGCTGCTCGGGGTGCTGGTCAGTTTCACGCTGCGCTACCTCGTCGCACTGGCCTCCTTCTGGCTCCTCGACGGCACGGGGCTGGCCCTGATCAGCGGCCTGGCCTGCATGTTCTTCTCGGGGATGGTGCTGCCGCTGCGGGTCTTCCCCGGCGCCCTGGGCGAGGTGGCCCAGCTGCTGCCCTGGGCGGCGGTCCTGCAGGTGCCGGCCGATGTGCTGGTGGGCGCGCGCGGCGGCGGCGCGCTGCTGCGGGGGCTGGCGTTCCAGGCCGGGTGGGCTGTGGCGCTGCTGGCGCTGGGACGGCTGGTGCAGTCGGCGGCGACCCGCAAGGTGGTGGTGCACGGTGGCTAG
- a CDS encoding transglycosylase domain-containing protein has protein sequence MSGQRTGWRRVLPTWRAVLGTVLLFLLLVVGGLVAGYLLVGIPPANSAAKAQSTVYLYSDGSELARDGEINRQNVTLGQVPKSVQQAVLAAEDRDFYSESAVDPAAMLRAAWNTVTGKGKQSGSTITQQYVKNYYLGQEQTVTRKAKEFFIAIKLDREVSKDRILEGYLNSSYYGRNAYGIQAAAQSYYGRNAEQLTCAQGAYLATLLNAPSAYDITAHPGNRARVLARWNYVLDGMVKQKWLTQADRAALEFPLPKPAKPSAGLSGQRGYLVEAVKNYLTDNKILDEDTLRTGGYRITTTISRKRQNAFVKAVNTRVMDRLDDSRKVDRYVRAGGASIDPASGRVVALYGGIDYAKQFVNGATRSDYQVGSTFKPIVFASAVQNNSTTQDGERITPHTVYDGTNKRMTVSHGTRTGFAPANEDDRSYGPITVSEATDKSVNAVYAQMGIDVGPDKVKATAVDLGIPAGTPSLASSQGAISLGTATPSVLDMTQVYATLAHHGSHRPYTLVDKITKSEQEEIELPEREETTAIPRTAADTTTSILRSVVDGGTGTAAQGAGRPAAGKTGTAEDDKAAWFAGYTPDLATVVAVLGQNPESAAQEPLYGAGGLARVNGGDYPAQIWADYTAAALNGRPVRDFDLQLEEGAQPESPSPSGSDSASPDVSGSPSEGPTGSTLPTPPTGAPTRPTGDPPTPTPPAEPTPTAQPTHDTPTYEPQSDDLEQRLRWRWGEGG, from the coding sequence ATGAGCGGACAACGCACAGGCTGGCGCCGTGTCCTTCCCACCTGGCGCGCGGTGCTGGGCACCGTGCTGCTGTTCCTGCTGCTCGTCGTCGGCGGGCTGGTCGCCGGCTATCTGCTCGTCGGGATCCCGCCGGCCAACAGCGCCGCGAAGGCCCAGAGCACCGTCTACCTCTACTCCGACGGCTCCGAGCTGGCCCGCGACGGCGAGATCAACCGGCAGAACGTCACCCTCGGCCAGGTCCCGAAGTCCGTCCAGCAGGCCGTACTCGCCGCTGAGGACCGCGACTTCTACTCCGAGTCCGCGGTCGACCCCGCCGCGATGCTCCGCGCCGCCTGGAACACCGTCACCGGCAAGGGCAAGCAGTCCGGCTCCACCATCACCCAGCAGTACGTGAAGAACTACTACCTCGGCCAGGAACAGACCGTCACCCGCAAGGCCAAGGAATTCTTCATCGCCATCAAGCTGGACCGCGAGGTGAGCAAGGACAGGATCCTGGAGGGCTACCTCAACTCCAGCTACTACGGCCGCAACGCCTACGGCATCCAGGCCGCCGCCCAGTCCTACTACGGCCGCAACGCGGAGCAGCTGACCTGCGCCCAGGGCGCCTACCTCGCCACCCTCCTCAACGCCCCCAGCGCCTACGACATCACCGCCCACCCCGGCAACCGCGCCCGGGTGCTGGCGCGCTGGAACTACGTCCTGGACGGCATGGTCAAGCAGAAGTGGCTCACCCAGGCCGACCGGGCCGCGCTGGAGTTCCCCCTGCCCAAGCCCGCCAAGCCCTCCGCGGGACTGTCCGGCCAGCGCGGCTACCTCGTCGAAGCGGTCAAGAACTACCTCACCGACAACAAGATCCTCGACGAGGACACCCTGCGGACCGGCGGCTACCGCATCACCACCACCATCAGCAGGAAACGCCAGAACGCCTTCGTCAAGGCGGTCAACACCCGGGTGATGGACCGCCTCGACGACTCCCGGAAGGTCGACCGCTACGTCCGGGCCGGCGGCGCCTCCATCGACCCCGCGAGCGGCCGGGTCGTCGCCCTCTACGGCGGCATCGACTACGCCAAGCAGTTCGTCAACGGCGCCACCCGCAGCGACTACCAGGTCGGCTCCACCTTCAAGCCGATCGTCTTCGCCTCCGCCGTACAGAACAACTCCACCACCCAGGACGGCGAGCGGATCACCCCCCACACCGTCTACGACGGCACCAACAAGCGGATGACGGTCAGTCACGGCACCCGCACCGGCTTCGCGCCCGCCAACGAGGACGACCGCTCCTACGGCCCGATCACCGTCAGCGAGGCCACCGACAAGTCCGTCAACGCCGTCTACGCGCAGATGGGCATCGACGTCGGCCCCGACAAGGTCAAGGCCACCGCCGTCGACCTGGGCATCCCCGCCGGCACCCCCAGCCTCGCCTCGTCCCAGGGCGCGATCTCGCTGGGCACCGCCACCCCCAGCGTCCTGGACATGACCCAGGTCTACGCCACCCTCGCCCACCACGGCAGCCACCGGCCGTACACCCTGGTCGACAAGATCACCAAGAGCGAGCAGGAGGAGATCGAGCTGCCCGAGCGCGAGGAGACCACCGCCATCCCGCGCACCGCGGCCGACACCACCACATCGATCCTGCGCAGCGTCGTCGACGGCGGCACCGGCACCGCGGCCCAGGGCGCCGGACGGCCCGCCGCGGGCAAGACGGGCACCGCGGAGGACGACAAGGCCGCGTGGTTCGCCGGCTACACCCCCGATCTCGCCACCGTCGTCGCGGTGCTCGGCCAGAACCCGGAGAGCGCCGCCCAGGAACCCCTCTACGGCGCCGGGGGGCTGGCGCGGGTCAACGGCGGCGACTACCCCGCCCAGATCTGGGCCGACTACACCGCGGCCGCGCTGAACGGGCGCCCGGTCCGCGATTTCGACCTGCAACTGGAGGAGGGCGCACAGCCGGAGTCGCCCTCGCCGTCCGGCAGCGACTCGGCCTCCCCCGACGTCTCGGGCTCGCCGTCCGAGGGCCCGACCGGATCCACCCTTCCCACCCCGCCCACCGGCGCCCCCACCCGGCCGACCGGCGATCCGCCCACCCCCACCCCGCCGGCCGAACCCACGCCGACCGCGCAGCCCACCCACGACACCCCGACGTACGAGCCCCAGAGCGACGACCTGGAGCAGCGGCTGCGGTGGCGGTGGGGCGAGGGCGGGTAG
- a CDS encoding multidrug efflux SMR transporter has protein sequence MAWILLMIAGLLEVGWSVGMKFTDGFTRLWPSVFTGAGIVASMVLLSYAARSLPIGTAYGVWVGIGAAGAAVVGMTTLGEPVTAARIFFICLLLVAVVGLKATSGH, from the coding sequence ATGGCCTGGATCCTGCTCATGATCGCCGGACTGCTGGAGGTCGGCTGGTCGGTCGGGATGAAGTTCACGGACGGATTCACCCGGCTGTGGCCCAGTGTGTTCACCGGCGCGGGCATCGTCGCCAGCATGGTCCTGCTCTCGTACGCGGCCCGGAGCCTGCCGATCGGTACCGCCTACGGCGTGTGGGTCGGCATCGGGGCGGCCGGTGCGGCGGTGGTCGGCATGACGACGCTCGGCGAACCGGTCACGGCGGCCCGGATCTTCTTCATCTGCCTGCTGCTGGTGGCGGTGGTCGGGCTCAAGGCGACCTCGGGGCACTGA
- a CDS encoding co-chaperone GroES, protein MLHDRVLVRTDIPEGERRSSGGIVIPATAAVGRRLAWAEVVAVGQNVRTVEVGDRVLYDPEDRAEVEVRGVAYVLMRERDLHAVAAERLEGAEDATGLYL, encoded by the coding sequence ATGCTGCACGACCGTGTGCTGGTCCGGACGGACATCCCCGAGGGCGAGCGCCGCTCGTCGGGGGGCATCGTCATTCCCGCGACCGCTGCGGTCGGCCGCCGCCTGGCCTGGGCCGAGGTGGTGGCGGTCGGGCAGAACGTGCGGACCGTCGAGGTGGGGGACCGGGTGCTGTACGACCCGGAGGACCGGGCCGAGGTCGAGGTGCGCGGGGTGGCGTATGTGCTGATGCGCGAGCGCGATCTGCATGCGGTGGCCGCGGAGCGGCTGGAGGGCGCGGAGGACGCGACCGGGCTGTACCTGTAG
- a CDS encoding DUF3618 domain-containing protein produces MAEARTPAQIEADIVRRRQELAVTLDEIGVRLHPKTIMDDAKARAAAAVDRTAGRAYVAANRAVSDVRAQLVSEDGAPRLERIVPVAMVGVALVGLLTLRARRRR; encoded by the coding sequence GTGGCGGAAGCCAGGACCCCGGCGCAGATCGAGGCGGACATCGTCCGCAGGCGGCAGGAGCTCGCCGTCACGCTCGACGAGATCGGTGTGCGGCTGCACCCGAAGACGATCATGGACGATGCCAAGGCGAGGGCGGCGGCCGCCGTGGACCGTACGGCGGGGCGGGCGTATGTGGCCGCCAATCGTGCGGTCTCGGATGTGCGGGCCCAGCTGGTGTCGGAGGACGGGGCGCCGCGGCTGGAGCGGATCGTTCCGGTGGCGATGGTCGGCGTGGCCCTGGTCGGTCTGCTGACGCTGCGCGCCCGGCGCCGCCGCTGA
- the bcp gene encoding thioredoxin-dependent thiol peroxidase, which produces MSERLQPGDTAPAFTLPDADGKQVSLADHRGRKVIVYFYPAALTPGCTKQACDFTDNLDFLAGHGYDVIGISPDKPEKLAKFREQEDLKVTLLGDPDKTVLEAYGAFGEKKLYGKTVTGVIRSTVILDEEGTVERALYNVKATGHVAKIIKDLGL; this is translated from the coding sequence ATGAGCGAGCGACTGCAGCCGGGCGACACCGCCCCCGCCTTCACCCTGCCCGACGCGGACGGCAAGCAGGTCTCGCTCGCCGACCACCGGGGCCGCAAGGTCATCGTCTACTTCTACCCGGCCGCCCTGACCCCCGGCTGCACCAAGCAGGCCTGCGACTTCACCGACAACCTCGACTTCCTCGCCGGCCACGGCTACGACGTCATCGGCATCTCCCCCGACAAGCCGGAAAAGCTCGCCAAGTTCCGCGAGCAGGAAGACCTGAAGGTCACCCTGCTCGGCGACCCCGACAAGACGGTCCTGGAGGCCTACGGCGCCTTCGGCGAGAAGAAGCTCTACGGCAAGACCGTCACCGGCGTCATCCGCTCCACCGTCATCCTTGACGAGGAGGGCACGGTCGAGCGCGCCCTCTACAACGTCAAGGCCACCGGCCATGTCGCCAAGATCATCAAGGACCTGGGGCTGTAG
- a CDS encoding HAMP domain-containing sensor histidine kinase: MGIRGRIALAISGMTALAVVVLGFAVHHIADAERERAARAYQDDRLSSALQIYERDGTRALGAQVDDATLPSPLRDAVFKNRSGTYISGGEDPRVWAATGVGGSGEGAPTRTLSVSASYPRDDPSQLALDRALLIAGCGTVVLMAVVSWFVAQRLSRRLRLSAAAARRIAAGEAPDADALASNGRDEVAELGRSVHHMAMSLAAQAQAEREFTADVAHELRTPVAGLVAAAELLPQPRAVELVRDRAQAMRRLVEDLLEVSRLDAGVERADLDACELPSLVRGIVRRAARQRGVDEVSVAVEGEPRIVETDRRRVERVLVNLLANAAKHGKPPIEVVVAGSRIVVRDHGPGYPAELCAEGPRRFRTAAPERGTGHGLGLTIAAGQAGVLGARLDFGAAADGGAEAVLELPDHTATASGTRGALAETDHGSRPGSP, encoded by the coding sequence ATGGGCATTCGAGGCCGGATCGCCCTGGCCATTTCGGGAATGACGGCGCTGGCCGTGGTGGTGCTCGGTTTTGCGGTGCACCACATAGCGGACGCCGAGCGGGAGCGGGCGGCGCGGGCGTATCAGGACGACCGGCTGAGTTCGGCGCTGCAGATCTACGAGCGGGACGGCACGCGGGCGCTGGGGGCGCAGGTGGACGATGCGACGCTGCCGTCGCCGTTGCGGGACGCGGTGTTCAAGAACAGGTCGGGGACGTACATCAGCGGCGGTGAGGATCCCCGGGTGTGGGCGGCGACCGGGGTCGGGGGCTCCGGCGAGGGCGCTCCGACGCGGACGCTGTCGGTGTCCGCTTCCTACCCGCGCGACGATCCGTCGCAGCTGGCGCTGGACCGTGCGCTGCTGATCGCGGGGTGCGGCACGGTCGTGCTGATGGCGGTGGTGTCGTGGTTCGTCGCGCAGCGGCTGTCGCGGCGGCTGCGGCTGAGCGCGGCGGCGGCGCGGCGGATCGCGGCGGGGGAGGCGCCGGACGCGGATGCGCTGGCGAGCAACGGGCGCGACGAGGTGGCCGAGTTGGGCCGGAGCGTGCATCACATGGCGATGTCGCTGGCGGCCCAGGCGCAGGCGGAGCGCGAGTTCACCGCGGATGTGGCGCATGAGCTGCGGACGCCGGTGGCCGGTCTGGTCGCGGCCGCCGAGCTGTTGCCGCAGCCGCGGGCGGTGGAGCTGGTGCGGGACCGGGCGCAGGCGATGCGGCGGCTGGTGGAGGACCTGCTGGAGGTCTCGCGGCTGGACGCGGGGGTGGAGCGGGCGGATCTGGACGCCTGTGAGCTGCCGTCGCTGGTGCGCGGGATCGTGCGGCGGGCGGCGCGCCAGCGCGGGGTGGACGAGGTGTCGGTGGCCGTGGAGGGGGAGCCGCGGATCGTGGAGACGGACCGGCGGCGGGTGGAGCGGGTGCTGGTGAACCTGCTGGCGAACGCGGCCAAGCACGGCAAGCCGCCGATCGAGGTGGTGGTGGCGGGGTCGCGGATCGTGGTGCGCGATCACGGTCCGGGCTATCCGGCGGAGCTGTGTGCGGAGGGGCCGCGGCGGTTCCGTACGGCGGCGCCGGAGCGGGGGACCGGGCACGGTCTGGGGCTGACGATCGCGGCCGGGCAGGCCGGGGTGCTGGGGGCGCGGCTGGACTTCGGCGCCGCCGCGGACGGCGGCGCCGAGGCCGTGCTCGAACTGCCGGACCATACGGCCACGGCGTCGGGAACCCGTGGTGCACTCGCAGAAACCGACCACGGCTCGCGCCCCGGGTCACCCTGA
- a CDS encoding MFS transporter → MPTGSTEADPAPDQDRDARKRHRVLFRAVARRKNPKLRRTDITVTDERVVKRAVKAAALGNAMEWFDFGIYSYLAVIIGNVFFPGGSDTTKLLSSFATFAVAFLVRPLGGAYFGPLGDRIGRKKVLALTMIMMALGTFCIGLIPSYATIGFWSPVLLILFRLIQGFSTGGEYGGASTFIAEYAPDKKRGFYGSFLEMGTLIGYTGAAGIVLLLNTTVGDAAMNSWGWRLPFLIAGPLGLVGLYLRVKLDETPAFQKFEAAHTHAATGSVVEAEAEFSHLSENAPRKKIGAIFAQQWPTLILCIALVGAYNITDYMLLSYMPTYLTDTLHYEETHGLLILLGAMVALMCVISTVGKLNDRYGRKPLLMTGMLGFFITAIPAFLLVNQGSLGAVIGGMALLGLCLVCLLGTMSAALPALFPTNVRYGSLSIGYNLAVSLFGGTTPLVITALMGAFHGNVMVPAYYTMGAALVGVIAVACMKETAQQPLDGSPPSVATKKEAVELIEAQTPEPRF, encoded by the coding sequence GTGCCGACCGGCAGCACCGAAGCCGACCCCGCGCCCGACCAGGACCGGGACGCGCGAAAGCGCCACCGGGTGCTCTTCCGTGCCGTCGCCCGGCGCAAGAACCCCAAACTGCGGCGCACCGACATCACCGTCACCGACGAGCGCGTGGTCAAGCGCGCCGTGAAGGCCGCCGCGCTCGGCAACGCCATGGAATGGTTCGACTTCGGGATCTACAGCTACCTCGCGGTCATCATCGGCAACGTCTTCTTCCCCGGCGGCAGCGACACCACCAAGCTGCTGTCGTCGTTCGCGACCTTCGCGGTGGCGTTCCTCGTACGCCCCCTGGGCGGCGCCTACTTCGGCCCGCTCGGCGACCGTATCGGCCGCAAGAAGGTCCTCGCCCTCACCATGATCATGATGGCCCTGGGCACCTTCTGCATCGGCCTGATCCCGTCCTACGCCACCATCGGCTTCTGGTCCCCGGTCCTGCTCATCCTCTTCCGCCTCATACAGGGCTTCTCCACCGGTGGTGAGTACGGCGGCGCCTCCACCTTCATCGCCGAGTACGCCCCCGACAAGAAGCGCGGTTTCTACGGCAGCTTCCTGGAGATGGGCACCCTGATCGGGTACACCGGCGCGGCCGGCATCGTGCTGCTGCTCAACACCACCGTCGGCGACGCCGCGATGAACAGCTGGGGCTGGCGCCTGCCCTTCCTGATCGCCGGTCCCCTCGGCCTGGTGGGCCTCTACCTCCGGGTCAAGCTCGACGAGACCCCCGCCTTCCAGAAGTTCGAGGCCGCCCACACCCACGCCGCCACCGGCTCCGTCGTCGAGGCCGAGGCCGAGTTCTCGCACCTGTCCGAGAACGCCCCCAGGAAGAAGATCGGCGCGATCTTCGCCCAGCAGTGGCCCACCCTCATCCTGTGCATCGCCCTGGTCGGCGCGTACAACATCACCGACTACATGCTGCTGTCGTACATGCCGACCTACCTGACGGACACCCTCCACTACGAGGAGACCCACGGCCTGCTGATCCTTCTCGGCGCCATGGTCGCCCTGATGTGCGTCATCAGCACCGTCGGCAAACTGAACGACCGCTACGGCCGCAAGCCCCTCCTGATGACCGGCATGCTCGGCTTCTTCATCACCGCCATCCCGGCCTTCCTCCTGGTCAATCAGGGCAGCCTCGGCGCGGTCATCGGCGGCATGGCCCTGCTCGGCCTCTGCCTGGTCTGCCTGCTGGGCACCATGTCCGCCGCCCTCCCCGCCCTCTTCCCCACCAACGTCCGCTACGGCTCCCTCTCCATCGGCTACAACCTGGCCGTCTCCCTCTTCGGCGGCACCACCCCCCTGGTGATCACCGCCCTGATGGGCGCCTTCCACGGCAACGTCATGGTCCCCGCCTACTACACGATGGGCGCCGCCCTCGTCGGCGTCATCGCCGTGGCCTGCATGAAGGAGACCGCGCAGCAGCCCCTCGACGGCTCCCCGCCCTCCGTCGCCACCAAGAAGGAAGCCGTCGAACTCATCGAGGCCCAAACCCCGGAACCACGCTTCTGA
- a CDS encoding HNH endonuclease — MPVKYTPERLVQAARASSSFDDAVRWFGGTPTPGSRRYLRAKMREARVDTTHFTAPGVRHTEARLRELAACSHSTAEVVRRLGISPVGGNQAHIGRRIAELGIDTSHFTASPRERPKAAKRDRLVLGSPADGRTAGERLRKGLLRQGVPERCVMCGTGARWNGKPLRLEVDHLNGDWWDNRPANLRLLCPNCHTVTDTYRGRKPRRK, encoded by the coding sequence ATGCCGGTCAAGTACACGCCCGAACGACTCGTGCAGGCCGCGCGCGCGTCATCTTCATTCGACGACGCCGTGCGATGGTTCGGCGGGACACCGACGCCGGGCAGCAGACGCTATCTGCGCGCAAAGATGCGGGAAGCAAGGGTCGACACCACACACTTCACAGCCCCCGGCGTACGGCACACCGAGGCCAGACTTCGCGAGCTGGCGGCCTGCTCGCACAGCACTGCCGAGGTCGTACGCCGCCTCGGCATCAGCCCGGTCGGCGGAAATCAGGCACACATCGGCCGGCGCATCGCCGAACTGGGCATCGACACCTCGCATTTCACCGCTTCGCCCCGCGAACGCCCCAAGGCCGCCAAGCGCGATCGTCTGGTACTGGGCTCGCCGGCCGACGGCCGCACCGCGGGTGAACGCCTCCGCAAGGGGTTGCTGCGCCAGGGGGTTCCCGAACGGTGTGTCATGTGTGGCACGGGTGCGCGGTGGAACGGCAAGCCGTTGCGCCTGGAAGTCGATCACCTCAACGGGGACTGGTGGGACAACCGCCCGGCCAACTTGCGCTTGCTGTGCCCCAACTGCCACACCGTGACCGACACTTATCGCGGCCGCAAGCCGCGGCGGAAGTGA
- a CDS encoding HNH endonuclease, whose amino-acid sequence MARRLAYTRDVLTRTAAASTSLVDMLRRLGAPMGSGPRRYLRDRLRHYGIDTTHFVDEPLPRREPRSYTEALLKEAAAQSHSIREMMEYMEVPPYDSAYTHLRRKLDQFGIETSHFTPRRPGSSLLPRGDLESAVASAQSLAGVLAGLGRTDNGTSRRAVKRSIEAYGLSTGHFTGQGHRRGLPSPARKSADTILRRSEPGSRRERTTFLRRALDEKNVPRQCTECGLGDTWQGRRLVLEIDHINGDRLDNRLENLRYLCPSCHSQTRSFSSRSAHSAIPAQPPAEAQ is encoded by the coding sequence ATGGCCCGGCGCCTCGCCTACACCCGCGACGTGCTGACGCGTACGGCCGCTGCCTCCACCAGCCTGGTCGACATGCTGCGTCGGCTCGGAGCACCCATGGGCAGCGGTCCACGCAGATACCTACGCGACCGGCTGCGGCACTATGGCATCGACACCACGCACTTCGTCGACGAACCGCTCCCCCGCCGTGAGCCGCGTTCGTACACCGAGGCACTGCTCAAGGAAGCCGCCGCGCAATCCCACAGCATCCGGGAAATGATGGAGTACATGGAGGTGCCGCCGTACGACAGCGCGTACACCCACCTCCGCAGGAAGCTGGATCAATTCGGCATCGAGACCTCCCACTTCACCCCTCGCAGGCCTGGCTCCTCCCTGCTCCCACGCGGAGACCTGGAAAGCGCCGTGGCCTCCGCACAGAGTCTCGCCGGAGTCCTCGCCGGCCTCGGCCGGACCGACAACGGCACATCGCGAAGAGCCGTGAAACGCAGCATCGAGGCATACGGCCTGTCGACCGGGCACTTCACCGGTCAGGGCCACAGACGGGGGCTCCCTTCCCCGGCCCGGAAGTCCGCCGACACCATCCTGCGGCGAAGCGAGCCGGGTTCACGACGCGAGAGGACGACGTTCTTACGCCGCGCCCTCGATGAGAAGAACGTTCCCCGGCAGTGCACGGAGTGCGGTCTCGGGGACACCTGGCAGGGCAGGCGGCTCGTCCTGGAGATCGACCACATCAACGGTGACCGGCTGGACAACCGTCTGGAGAACCTTCGCTATCTGTGTCCCTCGTGCCACAGCCAGACGAGGTCTTTCTCCTCCCGGTCGGCGCACTCGGCCATCCCCGCACAGCCGCCCGCCGAGGCACAGTAG